A part of Olleya sp. Bg11-27 genomic DNA contains:
- a CDS encoding M16 family metallopeptidase, with protein sequence MRTIKTLILLTGLALVSCGDSGTAVVDQSTDFKIDYEKFTLDNGLEVILHEDHSDPIVAVATLMHVGSNREKPGKTGFAHFFEHMSFNDSENVPVGANRKMIPEWGGSRNGGTSNDYTVYYEVVPKDAFEKIMWIDSDRFGYMINTVTKAALEREKQVVKNEKRQRVDNAAYGYTDEIIRKNLYPQGHPYNWTVIGALPDLQAATIEDVKEFYKQYYGAKNASLVIAGDIDIAETKKLVEQWFGEIPSGPDVAEQNIEPVVLDSIKSLYFEDNFAKLPEVRMVFPTVKNYDTDSYALDILGELLSGSKKSPLYNVLVEEQKLAPRVGTYQNSSELAGEFVFRVRANAGTDLDQVKAAIDAGLAKFEMNGVNTDDLKRIKAELETGLYQGVSTVLNKAFQLVQDNEFNGDPSFITKRAKLTNAVTAADIMRVYNQYIKDKNYVMTSVVPKGQLELAVADSKEATVWIEEVKQDVANEEVSQGEEAVYEKTTSKFDRSEPNFGELPVFNAPKVWKSQMDNGMAVYGIENNEVPLVQFDITIPGGQLLDPKGKEGVANLFSDLMMQGTKTKTAADLEEAIGLLGARITMYSGNEDFHITGFCLTKNLDETIKLVKEMLLEPRWDAKEFDRLKQGLETSLKGSEANPNAIASNVFNQLMYGNDHRFGINGSGTLNSTKDITMDDLKAYYKNLSPKAATFHIAGAINKGETITALSTLKAWKGETINVPTVAVKNNGAGGNLYFVDVPDAKQSVVYIGKLTLSGKDENANNLDFANEILGGGSSGRLFQTLRIGKGYTYGAYSNISEREAISPFAIRSSVRANATLKSLEIIKNMVTDYKDSFTETEVELTKNKILKGNTRAYESLGAQLSILRRISKYDKAENFLDTDQDELINMTLADYKTIIDQYLTESDMVYLVVGDKATQLEEVKQLGKPVVELDIYGNTL encoded by the coding sequence ATGCGTACAATTAAAACCTTAATTTTACTAACTGGTTTAGCTCTAGTCTCTTGTGGAGACTCTGGAACTGCAGTGGTAGACCAGTCAACCGATTTTAAAATCGATTATGAAAAATTCACCTTAGATAATGGACTAGAAGTTATTCTCCATGAGGACCATTCTGATCCTATTGTTGCTGTAGCAACGCTAATGCATGTCGGGTCTAACAGAGAAAAACCTGGTAAAACAGGCTTTGCCCATTTCTTTGAACACATGTCTTTTAATGATTCTGAAAATGTACCAGTTGGTGCTAATCGTAAAATGATTCCGGAATGGGGTGGAAGTCGTAATGGAGGAACGTCTAACGATTATACAGTATATTATGAAGTTGTACCTAAGGACGCCTTTGAAAAAATTATGTGGATTGATTCGGACCGTTTTGGTTATATGATTAACACAGTTACTAAAGCTGCATTAGAGCGAGAAAAGCAAGTCGTGAAAAACGAAAAACGTCAACGTGTGGATAATGCCGCTTATGGTTACACGGATGAGATTATTAGAAAAAACTTATATCCTCAAGGACATCCATACAATTGGACTGTCATTGGTGCATTGCCAGATTTACAGGCAGCAACGATTGAAGATGTTAAAGAATTTTACAAGCAATATTATGGTGCTAAAAATGCCTCTTTAGTTATTGCTGGAGATATTGATATTGCAGAAACTAAAAAATTAGTAGAGCAATGGTTTGGCGAAATCCCTAGTGGGCCAGACGTTGCAGAACAAAACATTGAACCTGTCGTTTTAGACAGTATTAAATCGTTATATTTTGAAGACAACTTTGCTAAGCTGCCTGAAGTGCGTATGGTTTTTCCAACCGTTAAAAATTATGATACAGATAGTTATGCTTTAGATATTTTAGGCGAGCTATTAAGTGGGAGTAAAAAATCACCATTATATAATGTATTAGTTGAAGAACAAAAATTAGCACCTCGTGTTGGAACTTACCAAAATAGTAGTGAGTTGGCTGGAGAGTTTGTGTTTAGAGTGCGTGCAAATGCAGGAACAGACTTAGACCAAGTAAAAGCAGCTATTGATGCCGGTTTAGCTAAGTTTGAAATGAATGGTGTTAATACGGACGATTTAAAACGTATTAAAGCCGAATTAGAAACAGGCTTATACCAAGGGGTTAGTACTGTTTTAAATAAAGCTTTTCAGTTAGTACAAGATAACGAGTTTAATGGTGATCCTAGTTTTATTACTAAACGTGCTAAATTGACTAATGCAGTAACCGCAGCAGACATCATGCGCGTGTACAATCAATATATAAAGGATAAAAACTATGTGATGACTAGTGTGGTCCCTAAAGGACAATTAGAGCTAGCGGTAGCAGATAGTAAAGAAGCGACTGTTTGGATTGAAGAGGTAAAGCAAGATGTGGCTAATGAGGAAGTTAGCCAGGGTGAAGAAGCTGTTTACGAGAAAACGACAAGCAAATTTGATAGAAGTGAACCTAATTTTGGCGAATTACCAGTATTTAACGCACCAAAAGTGTGGAAAAGTCAAATGGATAATGGTATGGCTGTGTACGGGATTGAAAACAATGAAGTGCCTTTAGTACAATTCGATATCACTATTCCTGGTGGGCAACTACTAGACCCAAAAGGTAAAGAAGGTGTGGCTAATTTATTTAGTGATTTAATGATGCAGGGCACAAAAACTAAAACGGCAGCAGATTTAGAAGAAGCTATTGGTTTATTAGGAGCGCGTATTACTATGTATAGTGGTAACGAAGATTTTCATATTACAGGTTTCTGTTTAACTAAAAACTTAGACGAGACGATTAAGTTAGTTAAAGAGATGCTTTTAGAACCACGTTGGGATGCTAAAGAGTTTGATCGTTTAAAGCAAGGCTTAGAAACGAGTTTAAAAGGTAGTGAAGCTAATCCTAATGCTATCGCTTCTAACGTCTTTAATCAATTAATGTATGGTAATGACCATCGTTTTGGAATTAATGGTTCAGGGACTTTAAATAGTACTAAAGACATTACAATGGACGATTTAAAAGCCTATTATAAAAACCTATCGCCCAAAGCCGCGACATTCCATATTGCTGGTGCTATTAATAAAGGCGAAACAATCACCGCTTTAAGTACTTTAAAAGCGTGGAAAGGGGAGACTATAAATGTACCAACAGTAGCAGTAAAAAATAATGGAGCAGGAGGGAACTTATATTTTGTAGATGTACCAGATGCTAAACAATCGGTAGTTTACATCGGTAAATTGACATTGTCAGGAAAAGATGAAAATGCTAATAATCTTGATTTTGCTAACGAAATTCTTGGAGGAGGATCAAGTGGACGATTATTCCAAACCCTTAGAATTGGAAAAGGATACACTTATGGTGCTTATTCTAATATCTCAGAACGTGAAGCGATTAGTCCATTTGCTATTAGAAGTAGTGTACGTGCCAATGCGACCTTAAAATCGTTAGAGATTATTAAAAACATGGTTACGGATTATAAAGATAGTTTTACTGAGACTGAAGTCGAATTAACAAAAAATAAAATCTTAAAAGGAAACACTAGAGCCTACGAAAGTTTAGGAGCGCAGCTAAGTATTTTAAGACGTATTAGTAAGTACGACAAAGCAGAAAACTTTTTAGATACTGACCAAGACGAATTAATTAATATGACGTTAGCGGATTACAAAACCATTATTGATCAGTATTTAACCGAATCTGATATGGTGTATTTAGTGGTTGGTGATAAAGCTACACAACTAGAGGAAGTCAAGCAATTAGGAAAACCGGTTGTAGAACTAGATATTTATGGTAATACGCTATAA
- a CDS encoding AsmA-like C-terminal region-containing protein encodes MKLKFLKKRKFWWRCIAIIILLPILLFSTVVLYIYSEQDHIIQNEIADLNKQHQGLITIGDTHLSLFNNFPDISFKVDDVKIYETKDANATPILDVADIYTGFNIWDIINGNYNIRSLIIEEGVFDIVLHKDGTINLQNALESFEETETTSDDFVNIQLQRIQLHNLDIHKKDETENTDLETFIYEGEGGFTINNELISGHIDTEFEMNLIDNGDTTYVRHKHFELHTDLTLNQNTGLLTVKPSGVKMEHGDFEIEGAIDTKNDIDLDLSIKGTKPNFDMLIAFAPEDVIPVLERYRNAGKIYFNAMVKGPTRNQQMPFFDVHFGASEAFLENTDKGKRVDDMGFSGHFTNGEERNLRTMKFSLTEMTAKLETGTFLGNLVVENFEEPEVNMQLNVDFNLEFMASFLNLTDIENASGNVSLEMNFHDIIDLDHPELALNTLNQAYFTELKVTNLSVSSKELPAPLKQLDAHLIMNGKKATLDQFDMVLGKSDVSITGYLSDLPAIIHHTNTPVVAHLEIKSNLLDISEITRYSVIDSTGIDEQIKNLSTGFSFKSSAKGFTESQYLPQGEFFIDSLHAQLKHYPHKLHDFHVDFLIGEKDLKIVDFTGFIDDSDFHFNGQVYNYGFWMQDQLNGDVDLDITLTSDLLRLEDIFSYQGENYVPKDYRHEEFEKLVLHLNSSMHYKDSALHSIDLDLDKLNTKMHLHPLRFENFKGRFHYEDDHLVIQNFNGKIGRTIFGVDLNYYLGDDEAIKKRDNYLALKANYIDFDQLFNFNTSPSTATPITTAKIEAETTDVKAHADAFNLYQLPFTDMTFDVNVGHFIYHRIDLQNIKAQLRTTQNHYIHVDTFTMDAAGGNFKMSGYFNGSDPKHIYMKPDLVAEHVDIDKLLFKFENFGQDHLVSENLKGTVSSRIKGKIRVYPDFVPDLDQSEIHMDVEVLNGKLQNYDPISMLSDYMGDKNLKNIKFDTLRNHLDITNGRITIPNMTIESTLGHLELSGTQDSNHNIEYYVRIPWKTVKQAARYKLFANKKNNGKEGDIEDDEIIELDPNKKVRYLNIKLHGNIDDFKVSMEKAKKPKKE; translated from the coding sequence GAAATTGCTGATTTAAATAAACAACACCAAGGTTTGATTACGATTGGTGATACCCATTTGTCACTTTTTAATAACTTTCCTGATATTTCTTTTAAGGTAGATGATGTAAAAATCTATGAAACTAAAGACGCTAATGCAACACCAATCCTAGATGTTGCCGACATTTATACGGGTTTCAATATATGGGATATTATTAATGGAAACTATAATATTCGGTCACTTATTATAGAAGAAGGGGTTTTTGATATTGTGCTGCATAAAGATGGAACAATCAATCTTCAAAATGCTTTAGAATCTTTTGAGGAAACAGAAACAACAAGTGACGACTTTGTAAATATCCAACTACAGCGTATTCAATTACATAATCTAGATATTCATAAAAAAGATGAAACCGAAAATACAGATCTAGAAACTTTTATTTATGAAGGTGAAGGTGGGTTTACTATAAATAATGAATTGATTTCTGGTCATATAGATACCGAATTTGAAATGAATTTGATTGATAATGGAGATACCACCTATGTCCGTCACAAACATTTTGAACTTCATACAGACCTCACACTCAATCAAAATACAGGACTGCTTACCGTTAAACCTTCAGGTGTTAAAATGGAACACGGTGATTTTGAGATAGAAGGCGCTATAGATACTAAAAATGATATAGACCTTGACCTTTCGATAAAAGGGACCAAGCCAAATTTTGATATGCTTATTGCTTTTGCGCCAGAAGATGTGATACCTGTTCTGGAACGCTACCGTAATGCAGGAAAAATCTATTTCAATGCTATGGTTAAAGGACCAACACGCAACCAACAAATGCCCTTTTTTGATGTGCATTTTGGTGCTAGTGAGGCTTTTCTTGAAAATACAGATAAAGGGAAACGCGTGGACGATATGGGTTTTAGTGGCCATTTTACCAATGGAGAAGAACGCAATTTACGTACAATGAAATTCTCGTTAACAGAGATGACCGCCAAACTAGAAACAGGGACGTTTTTAGGTAATCTTGTTGTTGAAAATTTTGAAGAACCGGAAGTTAATATGCAATTAAATGTTGACTTTAACTTAGAGTTTATGGCCAGTTTTCTTAACCTCACAGACATAGAAAACGCTTCAGGAAATGTGTCCTTAGAAATGAATTTTCATGATATTATAGATCTAGACCATCCTGAACTGGCACTCAACACACTTAATCAAGCCTATTTCACAGAGCTGAAAGTGACCAATCTAAGTGTCTCTTCTAAAGAGCTTCCTGCACCATTAAAACAACTCGATGCGCACCTGATAATGAATGGTAAAAAAGCAACGCTTGATCAATTTGATATGGTATTGGGTAAATCTGATGTATCCATAACAGGATACTTATCAGATCTTCCTGCTATTATACATCACACTAACACGCCTGTAGTTGCGCATTTGGAGATTAAATCGAATCTACTTGATATTTCAGAAATAACCCGTTATTCTGTAATAGACAGTACAGGTATAGACGAACAGATTAAAAATTTAAGTACAGGGTTCTCGTTTAAATCATCTGCTAAGGGCTTTACAGAATCTCAATACTTACCACAAGGAGAATTTTTTATAGATAGTCTTCATGCGCAACTTAAACATTACCCACATAAATTACATGACTTTCATGTTGATTTTCTTATTGGCGAAAAAGACCTCAAAATTGTAGATTTCACTGGTTTTATTGACGATTCAGATTTCCATTTTAATGGCCAAGTCTATAATTATGGCTTTTGGATGCAAGACCAACTTAATGGAGATGTCGATTTAGACATTACGTTAACATCCGATTTACTACGCTTAGAAGATATATTTTCATACCAGGGCGAGAATTATGTTCCTAAAGACTACCGTCACGAAGAGTTCGAAAAACTAGTCTTACACCTAAATTCTAGTATGCACTACAAAGATTCAGCATTACACTCCATAGATCTAGATCTTGATAAGCTAAATACTAAAATGCATTTGCATCCTTTACGATTCGAAAATTTTAAAGGACGTTTTCATTATGAAGATGATCACCTCGTCATTCAGAATTTTAATGGTAAAATAGGTCGAACTATTTTTGGTGTAGACCTTAACTATTATCTAGGAGATGATGAGGCTATAAAAAAACGAGACAATTACCTGGCATTAAAAGCTAATTACATAGATTTTGATCAACTTTTTAATTTTAATACGTCACCGTCAACAGCCACTCCAATAACAACAGCTAAAATAGAAGCAGAAACTACAGATGTTAAAGCCCACGCAGACGCTTTCAATCTTTATCAACTCCCATTTACAGATATGACATTTGATGTAAATGTCGGTCATTTTATATACCACCGTATTGATTTACAAAACATTAAAGCACAGTTGCGCACTACACAAAATCATTATATCCATGTGGATACCTTTACTATGGATGCGGCAGGAGGTAACTTTAAAATGTCAGGCTATTTTAATGGTAGTGACCCAAAACATATTTACATGAAGCCCGATTTAGTTGCAGAGCATGTCGATATAGATAAACTACTGTTTAAGTTTGAAAACTTTGGCCAAGATCATTTAGTGTCTGAAAATTTAAAAGGTACCGTTTCCTCTCGTATTAAAGGAAAAATTAGAGTCTACCCAGATTTTGTTCCAGACTTGGACCAATCAGAAATTCATATGGATGTGGAAGTACTTAATGGTAAATTACAAAATTACGATCCCATATCTATGTTATCAGATTATATGGGCGATAAAAATCTTAAAAACATAAAATTTGATACCCTCAGAAATCATTTAGATATTACTAATGGACGCATAACAATACCTAATATGACTATTGAGTCTACGTTGGGACATCTGGAGTTGTCAGGAACACAAGATAGCAATCATAATATCGAATATTATGTAAGAATCCCTTGGAAAACAGTAAAACAGGCAGCACGTTACAAACTATTTGCTAATAAAAAAAACAACGGAAAAGAAGGGGACATTGAAGATGACGAAATTATAGAACTCGACCCTAATAAAAAAGTGCGCTACCTCAATATAAAACTACATGGCAACATTGACGATTTTAAAGTGTCCATGGAGAAGGCGAAAAAACCTAAAAAGGAATGA
- the hpf gene encoding ribosome hibernation-promoting factor, HPF/YfiA family, with protein sequence MDINFEYDKVKASEELEQFTAEKIQKLFNKYEFIVRADVFFKLENTSDDASGKIAGIRLSAPGPRLYAEESKDTLHKSVSEVVTQLERQLAKRKGKMSTH encoded by the coding sequence ATGGATATCAATTTTGAATATGATAAGGTAAAAGCAAGTGAAGAGTTAGAGCAATTTACTGCAGAAAAAATCCAAAAGCTGTTTAATAAATATGAATTTATAGTGCGTGCCGATGTATTTTTTAAATTAGAAAATACTAGTGATGATGCCTCTGGTAAAATTGCAGGTATTAGATTGAGTGCTCCTGGACCAAGATTATATGCTGAAGAAAGCAAGGACACTTTGCATAAAAGTGTGAGTGAAGTTGTGACTCAGTTAGAAAGACAATTAGCAAAACGAAAAGGAAAAATGTCAACACACTAA
- a CDS encoding DEAD/DEAH box helicase, with the protein MMTFKDLGLDKNYIKALKELGIKNPTEIQSQAIPVLLKKSTDLIGLAQTGTGKTAAFGLPLLHKINPKKDTVQALIIAPTRELVQQIKKQLFKYIKYNDAKIFLEGVYGGEKIDIQLKNVARTTHIIVATPGRLVDLVERGAVNLADVKTIVLDEADEMLSMGFKPDLTTILKSVTGPKNTWLFSATMSDALKDIVKRYIADEAIRLEIDRTSIVNQNISHYFVETSVHEKASTIIRLLEDREDQRGIIFTKTKAGAQALRHQLETEGFNVGALEGDMQQRDRDKVMRAFKNTTLQLLISTDVSARGIDVNDLAFVMHHQLPEHIEYYTHRSGRTARAGKKGESIALVLSSERNDLKKVESTLGIKFKQLSV; encoded by the coding sequence ATTATGACTTTTAAAGACTTAGGTTTAGATAAAAATTATATAAAAGCACTAAAGGAATTAGGGATTAAAAACCCTACTGAAATTCAATCTCAGGCCATACCAGTGTTACTTAAAAAGTCAACCGATTTAATTGGTCTGGCACAAACAGGAACAGGTAAAACAGCTGCTTTTGGATTACCTTTATTACATAAAATTAATCCTAAAAAGGACACGGTTCAAGCGCTTATCATTGCACCGACAAGAGAATTGGTACAGCAAATAAAGAAGCAGTTATTTAAATATATCAAGTATAATGATGCTAAAATCTTTTTAGAAGGGGTTTATGGAGGTGAAAAGATTGATATTCAACTTAAAAATGTAGCCAGAACAACACATATTATAGTAGCAACTCCTGGTCGTTTGGTGGATTTAGTAGAGCGTGGTGCTGTAAACTTGGCAGATGTTAAAACTATTGTTTTAGATGAAGCTGATGAAATGTTAAGTATGGGGTTTAAACCTGATTTGACAACGATTTTAAAATCGGTAACAGGACCAAAAAACACGTGGTTATTCAGTGCAACCATGTCTGATGCTTTAAAAGATATTGTAAAGCGTTATATCGCAGATGAAGCTATTCGTTTAGAGATTGATAGAACAAGTATTGTTAATCAAAATATCTCGCATTATTTTGTAGAAACTTCAGTGCATGAAAAAGCATCAACTATCATCAGATTATTAGAAGATAGAGAAGACCAACGTGGTATTATTTTTACTAAAACAAAAGCAGGTGCACAGGCATTAAGACATCAATTAGAAACCGAAGGGTTCAACGTTGGTGCTTTGGAAGGCGATATGCAACAAAGAGATCGTGATAAAGTAATGCGTGCGTTTAAAAATACAACGTTACAGTTACTAATCTCAACCGATGTGTCTGCAAGAGGAATTGATGTTAACGATTTAGCTTTTGTAATGCACCATCAGTTACCAGAGCATATTGAGTATTATACACACAGAAGTGGACGTACAGCCAGAGCTGGTAAAAAAGGAGAATCTATTGCACTTGTTTTGAGTAGTGAGCGTAATGACCTTAAAAAGGTAGAATCTACGTTAGGTATTAAATTTAAACAATTATCGGTTTAA
- a CDS encoding PepSY-like domain-containing protein, producing MKQLQYIIIVVMAFSCQNIVHGQVPKDVEDAFEAKYPGENNPDWETDAHGNFEAHFKDKGVKYRADFSANGHWIETENSIKKGDLPKAIRTSIKTEYGSEDITEVEHVQSASKGEFYDVEFKQKGKNKDVEFRANGDIIN from the coding sequence ATGAAACAGTTACAATATATAATTATCGTAGTAATGGCTTTTAGTTGTCAAAATATAGTTCACGGGCAAGTACCTAAAGATGTTGAGGATGCGTTTGAAGCTAAGTATCCTGGAGAAAATAATCCCGATTGGGAAACTGATGCCCATGGTAATTTTGAAGCTCATTTTAAAGACAAAGGCGTGAAATATAGAGCCGATTTTAGCGCTAATGGGCATTGGATTGAAACCGAAAACAGTATTAAAAAAGGAGACTTACCTAAAGCCATAAGAACTAGTATTAAAACAGAGTATGGTAGTGAGGACATTACTGAAGTAGAACATGTGCAAAGTGCCTCTAAGGGCGAATTCTATGATGTTGAGTTTAAACAGAAAGGGAAAAATAAAGATGTCGAATTCCGGGCCAACGGGGACATTATAAATTAA